Proteins from one Nicotiana tabacum cultivar K326 chromosome 23, ASM71507v2, whole genome shotgun sequence genomic window:
- the LOC107767955 gene encoding uncharacterized protein LOC107767955, translated as MASTVPAKSNNPLYNFDFSHLKWKKNHHSNNHQRRRSNKLSSDSSSPSRHDSPLRHSQSQSPMRESLAAARQSPVSESAETARISPMHNSAAAARQSPMRESARQSPMRDPVPSVQRSKHKVPEINVVSSKESRSKILIKIPRKNKSEEIQINEDQNQKEADESHDEAAAAEETAQKTWNLRPRKPIHKSLNINGGVPFRSSGSAMQEIKSQSPHHMMNVNKPENNETHAASAQKKVKRQRFSIALSREEIDEDLYAMTGLKAARRPKKRVKVVQKQLDTLFPGLWLASITPDSYKVCENLPKG; from the exons ATGGCTTCTACAGTACCGGCGAAGTCGAATAATCCACTTTACAACTTCGATTTTTCCCACTTGAAATGGAAGAAGAATCATCATTCGAACAATCATCAACGTCGCCGTTCCAACAAGCTGTCGTCGGACTCTTCCTCTCCGTCACGGCACGACTCGCCGCTAAGGCACTCTCAGTCTCAGTCCCCGATGCGTGAATCCCTCGCGGCGGCGCGTCAGTCTCCAGTAAGTGAATCTGCTGAGACGGCGCGTATATCGCCGATGCACAATTCGGCTGCGGCGGCGCGTCAGTCTCCGATGCGTGAATCGGCACGTCAGTCTCCGATGCGTGATCCCGTTCCGTCGGTTCAACGATCAAAGCATAAGGTACCAGAGATTAATGTTGTCAGTAGCAAAGAAAGCAGATCGAAAATCTTAATTAAAATCCCTCGCAAAAACAAATCCGAAGAAATTCAAATCAACGAGGATCAAAATCAAAAGGAGGCAGATGAGTCTCACGACGAAGCTGCAGCAGCTGAAGAAACAGCACAAAAAACGTGGAATCTGAGACCTCGGAAGCCGATACACAAATCACTGAATATAAACGGAGGAGTCCCATTTCGATCCAGTGGATCTGCGATGCAGGAGATCAAATCTCAATCACCCCATCACATGATGAACGTGAACAAGCCGGAAAATAATGAAACCCACGCTGCTTCTGCTCAGAAGAAGGTAAAAAGGCAAAGGTTTTCCATAGCGTTATCCAGAGAAGAGATTGATGAAGATCTATATGCTATGACTGGATTAAAAGCTGCTAGAAGACCTAAGAAGAGAGTTAAAGTTGTTCAGAAACAACTTGAT ACACTCTTCCCTGGTTTATGGCTTGCTTCAATAACTCCTGATTCATATAAAGTTTGTGAAAATCTTCCAAAG GGTTAG